AAATAGGCAATAGGGACGATTTGATTTTCATTAACCCTAAGCGCGCGTCTACATTCTTCATCCCCCTCAGGAGTATGTTGAGAGCAATGATCCAAGAGAAAATGGAATGATGAGAACTTTCAATCTTATTAGTGGCAATACCATTGAACAGCGAACCAGTACCCCAAAATTCTTCTGATTCTGAGCGATCGCCGTCTCAAATCTGGCTAGCTTTATTGAGTATAATATTGGGCTTGATAATGTTTACGCTGGATAGTTCTACAGTCAATATTGCCCTACCTACGATCACAAAAGCTTTTGATACTGACCTGGCTGTTTCTCAATGGGTGATTATCAGTTATCTTGTTGTTTTTACTACTCTGATTTTCAGCACCATGCGTTTAGGTGATATGCTTGGCAGGCGGAAGTTATTCCAAGCTGGGTTAATCCTGTGTACTATCAGTTCATTACTATGTGGATTAGCACCAGGAATTATTTGGCTGATTGGCTTTCGAGTTTTGCAAGGATGCGGTGCTGTGCTAATTGTGGGATTAGGGATGGTAATGATCACTGAGTTGTTTGCTCATAGCCCACAATATGGCTTAGCCCTCAGTCTTGCAGTAATGACACTTTCTGTTGGTTCTGTTTTGGCCCCGGCGATTGGTGGTTCACTGGTTACGCTTAGTGATTGGCGAGCAATTTTCCTAATTAATCTTCCTATAGGGATGATAGCCATTTTGTTATTCACTTGGTGTGTTCCGCCTTCTCCAAAAAGCCGTAGTCATCAAGCAAACTTTGATACATTAGGAACAATTCTGCTGGTGCTGGTGATGGTGAACTTTGCCTTAGCGATGAGTGAAGGGCAAAAACAGGGCTTTAATAGTGCGATCGCTCTCATTTTACTGATTACCACCATCATTGGTTTAATTGTTTTTGTTTTGGTTGAATCTCGGGTCAGACAACCGATAATTGACTTGTCTTTGTTTCGTCATCGCATCCTTAGTATCAATCTCTTGACTATGGTTGTCGTTTACATAGTCATGGCATCTCGGTTGCTGATCTACCCATTTTTCCTAGAACTAGTTTTACATTATCCAACTGATCAGGTGGGAATGTTAATGATCACCTTGCCGATCAGTAACGCCATAATTGCACACATATCAAGGCGTTTAGTTGATAGGTTTGGTAGTAGTCATTTAATTCTGATAGGTCTAATGTTGTTAGCATTTGGCTGTATGCTAGCTAGCACCTTTAGTACCCAGTTAACACCCTTGGGTTATGTACTCACAGATATAGTCATGGGTGCAGGTCTAGCGATGTGGCGATCGCCCAATAATGTAGCAACCATGCGTATTACTCCTCAAAACAAAATCGGTGTTGTTTCGGGTTTGTTAAACGAATCATCTCTACTGGGTCAAACTCTAGGAATTCCCTTCGGATCAGCTTTATTTACTACATTAGCTCTCAGTAGTATTAACCTACCTCTGACCACACCACTTGCATCTATGCCACTTCCAGCATTAGTCTTTGCCATGCACAGGACTTTTATGATTTTGGCAATCTTGCAGGGAATTATGCTTATTGTCAATATATTTTTTCAAAAAACACCAAATTTACCTAGTAATAATCCTGAAGCATTAATTTCTTAGAAAAACCCTGCGTACCTCCGCGCTTACTCTGCGTTCCTTTGCGTTTAAAATCCTAGCTAACTGGCTTAACTGGTTATCTTAACTAGCCTATCTACCATTGCAACTAGCTGCAAAAACTGAAAAATTAGACGTATCTCCAAGCCATACCATTTGTAGTTAACCAAGCTTTCCATAAAACATTACCGTCCATTAACATTCAGAATATAACCTTAATTTATGCACATAAACTTGGGCTAGTTCTCTTAGTGTGGTGCTGCTTTTTAAAGCTTTTATAAACATGGGCTTAAAAGTATATTTTGACGCCACACTCAAACAGCTTACTGCTTGACTGGAGTCGATTGTGGTAGTTCCGAAAAGCATCCACTAACTACTAACCAATGTACAGACGTGAATGGTATATCTGTACAATCACTTACTAATGGTAGGTTATGACTACACTCGAACCCAGTACAATAGCAACTTTACAAATAGAAGACGATCGCACTGGTCTGAGCATTGAAACCTTACGGCGGGCGATGGCAGATAATCTCTTTTATATTCAGGGTAAGTATCCTGAGATTGCCACAAAAAATGATTTTTACATGGCGCTGGCTTATACAGTGCGCGATCGCTTACTCAAACGCTGGATTAGCACAACAAGGTCATATGTGAAAAATGATGTCAAGGTTGTTTGCTATCTATCAGCAGAGTTTCTCATGGGACCGCAGCTGGAAAATAACCTGATCAACCTGAATATTTACGAACAAGTACGTAAAGCAGTTGCAGAATCAGGATTGAATATCGAAGAATTAATTGAACAGGAAGAAGAACCTGGTTTGGGTAATGGTGGTTTAGGTCGGCTTGCTGCTTGCTATATGGATTCTCTCGCCTCTTTGGAAATTCCAGCAATTGGTTATGGCATTCGTTACGAATTTGGCATTTTTGACCAAGAAATCCGTGATGGTTGGCAAGTAGAAATTACAGATAAATGGCTACAGTGGGGTAATCCTTGGGAAATTCCCCGTCCAGAAGTAGCCTATGAAGTTAAGTTGGGTGGTTACACAGAACCTTACACTGATCAACATGGTAATTACCGAGTACGCTGGATTCCTGACCAAGTAGTCAAAGGTATCGCCTACGACACACCCATACTAGGCTATAAAGTCAATACTACTAATATCCTCCGCTTGTGGAAAGCAGAAGCACCTGAATCTTTTGACTTTCAGTCATTCAATGTCGGTGATTACTACGGTGCAGTTAATAAAAAGGTCATCTCTGAAAACATTTCCAAAGTTCTCTATCCCAACGATGAACAAGCTCAAGGCAAACAACTGCGTTTAGAACAGCAATATTTCTTTGTTTCTTGTTCTCTCCAGAATATGATTCGCATTCATCTAGATCGTCATGGCAAGAGTTTGGCAACCTTCCACGAAAACTTTGCTGTCCAACTCAATGATACTCATCCTGCCATTGGCGTAGCGGAACTGATGCGGTTGTTGTTGGATGAACATCAATTTGGTTGGGAGCAAGCCTGGGATATTACCCAAAAAACCTTTGGTTATACTAATCACACTCTGCTACCAGAAGCTTTGGAAAAGTGGTCTGTTAACCTGTTTGGTAAATTGTTACCTCGTCATCTGGAGATTATCTACGAAATCAACCGCCGCTTTCTTGATCAGGTGCGGTTACAAGACTCCTATGACCAGGGTAAAATCGCTAGATTATCATTGATTGATGAAACAGGTGATAGATATGTGCGGATGGCTAACCTAGCGTGTGTGGGTAGTCATGCGATCAATGGTGTAGCAGCGTTACATACTGAATTGCTGAAGCAGACTGTGCTGCGAGATTTTTATCAATTGTGGCCAGAGAAATTTAGCAATAAAACCAACGGAGTTACACCACGGCGTTGGATAGTTTTAAGCAATCCTGGCTTGACTAGTTTAATTTCTAGTAAAATTGGTGACAACTGGATCAAGCACCTTGAAGACCTCAGACAGTTAGAAAGCTTTGTTGAAAATAGTAATTTCCGTCAACAATGGCAGCAAATTAAGTTAGAAACCAAGCGGCATTTAGCAAAATATATTCAAAAGAAAACTGGTATTGTTGTTAATCCAGAGTCACTGTTTGATATTCAAGTCAAGCGCATCCACGAGTATAAGCGTCAACATTTGAATGTGCTGCATATTATTACATTGTATAACCGCATCAAGCACAATCCTGATATTGAGGTTACACCGCGTACA
Above is a genomic segment from Fischerella sp. JS2 containing:
- a CDS encoding glycogen/starch/alpha-glucan phosphorylase; amino-acid sequence: MTTLEPSTIATLQIEDDRTGLSIETLRRAMADNLFYIQGKYPEIATKNDFYMALAYTVRDRLLKRWISTTRSYVKNDVKVVCYLSAEFLMGPQLENNLINLNIYEQVRKAVAESGLNIEELIEQEEEPGLGNGGLGRLAACYMDSLASLEIPAIGYGIRYEFGIFDQEIRDGWQVEITDKWLQWGNPWEIPRPEVAYEVKLGGYTEPYTDQHGNYRVRWIPDQVVKGIAYDTPILGYKVNTTNILRLWKAEAPESFDFQSFNVGDYYGAVNKKVISENISKVLYPNDEQAQGKQLRLEQQYFFVSCSLQNMIRIHLDRHGKSLATFHENFAVQLNDTHPAIGVAELMRLLLDEHQFGWEQAWDITQKTFGYTNHTLLPEALEKWSVNLFGKLLPRHLEIIYEINRRFLDQVRLQDSYDQGKIARLSLIDETGDRYVRMANLACVGSHAINGVAALHTELLKQTVLRDFYQLWPEKFSNKTNGVTPRRWIVLSNPGLTSLISSKIGDNWIKHLEDLRQLESFVENSNFRQQWQQIKLETKRHLAKYIQKKTGIVVNPESLFDIQVKRIHEYKRQHLNVLHIITLYNRIKHNPDIEVTPRTFIFGGKAAPGYYMAKLIIKLINSVAEAVNADPWVRDRIKVVFLPDYNVTLGQRVYPAADLSEQISTAGLEASGTGNMKFSMNGALTIGTLDGANIEIREEVGEENFFLFGLRTEEVYALKAQGYNPWNYYNSNRQLKEVIDLIASGMFSGGDTGLFRPLLDSLLYQDPFMLLADYQSYIDCQEQVSQAYCNQDNWTRMSILNVARIGKFSSDRSIQEYCQDIWQTQPLTIELEEYVQSKAGLKV
- a CDS encoding DHA2 family efflux MFS transporter permease subunit; protein product: MNSEPVPQNSSDSERSPSQIWLALLSIILGLIMFTLDSSTVNIALPTITKAFDTDLAVSQWVIISYLVVFTTLIFSTMRLGDMLGRRKLFQAGLILCTISSLLCGLAPGIIWLIGFRVLQGCGAVLIVGLGMVMITELFAHSPQYGLALSLAVMTLSVGSVLAPAIGGSLVTLSDWRAIFLINLPIGMIAILLFTWCVPPSPKSRSHQANFDTLGTILLVLVMVNFALAMSEGQKQGFNSAIALILLITTIIGLIVFVLVESRVRQPIIDLSLFRHRILSINLLTMVVVYIVMASRLLIYPFFLELVLHYPTDQVGMLMITLPISNAIIAHISRRLVDRFGSSHLILIGLMLLAFGCMLASTFSTQLTPLGYVLTDIVMGAGLAMWRSPNNVATMRITPQNKIGVVSGLLNESSLLGQTLGIPFGSALFTTLALSSINLPLTTPLASMPLPALVFAMHRTFMILAILQGIMLIVNIFFQKTPNLPSNNPEALIS